A stretch of DNA from Rhizobium sp. EC-SD404:
CGACGATACCGCCATGGGGCGTCAGCGCGCGATCGACCGGCAGTATGACGTCCTCGTTCCAGTTGCGGGTGTCCTTGACCTCGTCCCAGATGGCAGCGCCCGAGACCGTGATCGCATCGCGGTTGAGCAATCCCGCTTCGCCGAGCCGCTTGATCACCACCGGCAACCCGCCGGCGTAGAAGAACTCCTCCATCAGGTATTTTCCGGACGGCATGAGATTGACGATCGTCGGAACGTCGCGGCCGAGCCGGTCCCAATCGTCGAGCGTGAGGTCGATGCCGACACGTCCTGCAATAGCCAGAAGATGGATCACGGCATTCGTCGATCCACCGATAGCGCCGTTGGTGCGGATGGCGTTCTCGAAGGCCTCGCGGGTCATGATATCCGATGGCTTGAGGTCGTCCTTGACCATGTCGACGATGCGACGACCGCTCAAATGCGCCATCACGCGGCGACGCGAATCCACCGCAGGAATCGCGGCATTGCCGGAAAGCGCCATGCCGAGCGCTTCCGCCATGGAGGCCATTGTGGAGGCTGTGCCCATGGTGTTGCACGAGCCGGGGCTGCGCGACATGGACTGTTCCGCCTCCAGGAATTCGTCGCTGGTCATGGTGCCGGCCTTGATGGCCTCGCTCATCTGCCAGAGCGCCGTGCCGGAGCCGACACGCTCGCCGCGGAACCATCCGTTCAGCATCGGGCCACCCGAGACGGCGATGGCCGGGATGTCGACGCTGGCGGCCCCCATCAGCAGCGCCGGCGTGGTCTTGTCGCAACCGACCAGCAGAACGACGCCGTCGATGGGGTTGGCGCGCAATGCTTCCTCGACATCCATGGCGCAAAGGTTGCGGTACATCATCGCGGAGGGGCGCAGAGCGCTTTCACCCGGCGAAAAGACGGGGAACTCGACCGGCAGGCCGCCGGCCTCGTAGATGCCGTGCTTCACGCGCTGGGCGAGATCGCGTAAGTGCGCGTTGCAGGGCGTGAGTTCCGACCAGGTGTTGCAGATGCCGATGACGGGGCGCCCGTCGAACAGGTCGGCCGGCAATCCCTGGTTCTTCATCCAGGAGCGGTGGTAGATGTGGTCGCGGCTCGTACCACCGAACCATTCGGTCGATCGCAGTTTGCGCGGCCACTCAGCCTTCTTGAAGGTCATCGGTCAGGCCTTGTTCTTGTTGTAAACGTCGAAGATGACGGCAGCGAGCAGCACCAGGCCCTTGATGACCTGCTGGTAGTCGATGCCGATTCCGAGGATCGACATGCCGTTGTTCATCACACCCATGATGAAGGCGCCGATGACGGCACCGACGATGGTGCCGACGCCACCGGACATCGACGCACCACCGATGAACACGGCGGCGATGACGTCGAGCTCGAAGCCGAGGCCGGCTTTCGGCGTCGCGGTGTTCAGCCGGGCGGCGAAGACGAGGCCGGCAAGCGCGGCCAGCATGCCCATATTGGCGAATGTGAGGAACACGAGCCGCTCTGTGCGAATGCCGGACAGCTTCGCGGCCTTTTCGTTGCCGCCGATCGCATAGATGCGGCGTCCGACCGTCGTGCGATTGGCGACGAAGGAATAGACCGCGATCAGCAGCGCCATGATGATGAAGACGTTCGGCAGGCCGCGGAACGACGCCATGAGATAGCTCATATAGGCGATTGCGAGGGCGATAAGCGCGTTCTTGACGGTGAAAATCGCGGCCGGTTCGGTCGGAAGACCGCGCTTGATCTCCTGGCTGCGGGTGCGCATCGCGAGATAGAGCAGCAGCGCGGCCACGCAGAGGCCGATGACGAGCGACAGAATGTTGATGCCGTCGCCGCCGAAAAGGTCCGGCAGGAAGCCCGAAGACATCAACTGGAAGGTCGGCGGGAAAGGCCCGACCGATTGGCCGGCGAGCAGCCAGAGCGTGAGGCCCTTGAAGACCAGCATGCCCGCGAGCGTGACGATGAACGAGGGAATGCGGAAATAGGCGATCCAGAAGCCTTGTGCCGCGCCGATCGCGGCACCGACGCCAAGGCACAAGATCGAGGCCAGCACGTAGTTCATGTCCCACTGGACGATCATGACCGCGGCGAGCGCGCCGACGAAACCGAGCACCGATCCGACCGAAAGGTCGATATGGCCTGACACGATGACCAGCAGCATGCCGACGGCCATGATGACGATGTAGCTGTTCTGCAGGATCAGATTGGTCAGGTTGACCGGTCGAAGCAGAATGCCGCCCGTTGCGAACTGGAAGAATGCCATGATCACGACCAGCGCGATCAGGATCCCGTATTCGCGCATGTTCGCGCGGAAGAAGCTGACGCCGGAAGCGCGGACGGGTGTGGGTTCGGTCGTTACGGTCTGGTCCATGGGTCAGCCGCCCGCCTTGATGATGATGGACATGATCTTCTCCTGGCTGGCTTCGACCGTCGGCAATTCGCCGACGAACCGGCCCTTGTTCATTACGTAGAGACGGTCGGTGATGCCGAGCAGTTCCGGCATCTCCGACGAGATGACGATGATCGATTTTCCCGAGGCGGCGAGGTCGCGGATGATCGTGTAGATCTCGAACTTGGCGCCGACATCGATGCCGCGGGTCGGCTCATCGAGAATGAGAATGTCCGGGTTGGCAAAGAGCCATTTGGACAGCACGACCTTCTGTTGGTTGCCGCCGGAAAGATTGACCGTTGCCTGTTCGATCGACGAACTCTTGATGCGAACGCGGTTGCGGTAATCCTCCGCCACATGCGCCTCGCGGTGACGATCGACGATGCCTTTGTTGGCGATGCCATCGAGATTGGCGAGCGGGACGTTGCGGCGGATCGTCTGGTCGAGCACGAGGCCGAAGGTCTTGCGGTCCTCGGTTGCGTAGGCGAGGCCTGCATCGATCGCAGCCGGCACGGTCGACAGATCGACCGTCTTGCCGCGGATCAAAGCCTCCCCGCTGACATAGGTGCCGTAGGAACGGCCGAACATATTCATGGCGAGCTCGGTTCGACCCGACCCCATCAGGCCGGCGATGCCGAGCACTTCGCCTTCGCGAAGCGTGAAATTGACCTTGTCGACCACGAGCCGACTCGTGTCGATCGGATGCCGTACGGTCCAGTCGCGCACATCCAGGATCGTCGGGCCGATCTTCGGGTCGCGCGAGGGATAGCGGTCCGAAAGCGAGCGGCCGACCATGTCGCGTATGACGCGGTCTTCCTTCACCGGGCCTTCGGAGCAGTCCAGCGAGGACACCGCCATGCCGTCGCGCAGGATCGTGATCGTATCGGCGACCTTCGAGACCTCGTTCAGCTTGTGCGAGATGAGGATCGAAGAAATGCCGCGGCGGCGGAATTCGAGCAGGAGTTCCAGAAGCGCGTCGCTGTCGTGTTCGTTCAGCGAAGATGTGGGCTCATCCAGAATGAGCAGCCGCACTTCGCGCGACAGCGCCTTGGCGATTTCGACCAGTTGCTGCTTGCCGAGGCCGAGATGCATGACCTTCGTTTCGGGCCGTTCGCGCAGTCCGACGCGGGCGAGCAGTTCGCCGGTCCGCCGGTTTGTCTCGCGCCAGTCGATCACGCCGTGCGATGCGCATTCGTTGCCGAGAAAGATGTTTTCCGCGATCGACAGTAGCGGGACGAGCGCGAGTTCCTGATGGATGATGATGATGCCGTCGCGCTCGGAATCGGCGATGCCTCGGAAGGCCTTGACCTCGCCCTCGTAGACGATGTCGCCTTCATAGTCGCCATGCGGATAGACGCCGGACAGCACCTTCATCAGCGTCGATTTGCCAGCACCGTTTTCGCCGACGAGGGCGTGGATTTCACCGCGTCTTACCGAGAAAGAGACATCGTCGAGTGCCTTCACGCCCGGAAACGTCTTGGTGATGTTGCGCATCTCAAGGATGGTTTCGCTCATGGCGCGCTCCAGATCGCCGTCGGTTGCCGTCCCATGGTCTGCAGGCCCCGGCTG
This window harbors:
- the mmsA gene encoding multiple monosaccharide ABC transporter ATP-binding protein → MSETILEMRNITKTFPGVKALDDVSFSVRRGEIHALVGENGAGKSTLMKVLSGVYPHGDYEGDIVYEGEVKAFRGIADSERDGIIIIHQELALVPLLSIAENIFLGNECASHGVIDWRETNRRTGELLARVGLRERPETKVMHLGLGKQQLVEIAKALSREVRLLILDEPTSSLNEHDSDALLELLLEFRRRGISSILISHKLNEVSKVADTITILRDGMAVSSLDCSEGPVKEDRVIRDMVGRSLSDRYPSRDPKIGPTILDVRDWTVRHPIDTSRLVVDKVNFTLREGEVLGIAGLMGSGRTELAMNMFGRSYGTYVSGEALIRGKTVDLSTVPAAIDAGLAYATEDRKTFGLVLDQTIRRNVPLANLDGIANKGIVDRHREAHVAEDYRNRVRIKSSSIEQATVNLSGGNQQKVVLSKWLFANPDILILDEPTRGIDVGAKFEIYTIIRDLAASGKSIIVISSEMPELLGITDRLYVMNKGRFVGELPTVEASQEKIMSIIIKAGG
- the araD gene encoding L-arabinonate dehydratase → MTFKKAEWPRKLRSTEWFGGTSRDHIYHRSWMKNQGLPADLFDGRPVIGICNTWSELTPCNAHLRDLAQRVKHGIYEAGGLPVEFPVFSPGESALRPSAMMYRNLCAMDVEEALRANPIDGVVLLVGCDKTTPALLMGAASVDIPAIAVSGGPMLNGWFRGERVGSGTALWQMSEAIKAGTMTSDEFLEAEQSMSRSPGSCNTMGTASTMASMAEALGMALSGNAAIPAVDSRRRVMAHLSGRRIVDMVKDDLKPSDIMTREAFENAIRTNGAIGGSTNAVIHLLAIAGRVGIDLTLDDWDRLGRDVPTIVNLMPSGKYLMEEFFYAGGLPVVIKRLGEAGLLNRDAITVSGAAIWDEVKDTRNWNEDVILPVDRALTPHGGIVVLKGNLAPNGAVLKPSAASPELLQHRGRAVVFEDIDDYKAKINDENLDIDATCIMVMKNCGPRGYPGMAEVGNMGLPPKVLRTGVRDMVRISDARMSGTAYGTVVLHTTPEAAVGGPLAIVRTGDMIELDVPGRRLHLDVSDAEIEARLAAWTPPVEKPTGGYARLFHDHVQGADTGADFDFLKGHRGKDVGRDSH
- the mmsB gene encoding multiple monosaccharide ABC transporter permease; its protein translation is MDQTVTTEPTPVRASGVSFFRANMREYGILIALVVIMAFFQFATGGILLRPVNLTNLILQNSYIVIMAVGMLLVIVSGHIDLSVGSVLGFVGALAAVMIVQWDMNYVLASILCLGVGAAIGAAQGFWIAYFRIPSFIVTLAGMLVFKGLTLWLLAGQSVGPFPPTFQLMSSGFLPDLFGGDGINILSLVIGLCVAALLLYLAMRTRSQEIKRGLPTEPAAIFTVKNALIALAIAYMSYLMASFRGLPNVFIIMALLIAVYSFVANRTTVGRRIYAIGGNEKAAKLSGIRTERLVFLTFANMGMLAALAGLVFAARLNTATPKAGLGFELDVIAAVFIGGASMSGGVGTIVGAVIGAFIMGVMNNGMSILGIGIDYQQVIKGLVLLAAVIFDVYNKNKA